One part of the Asterias amurensis chromosome 11, ASM3211899v1 genome encodes these proteins:
- the LOC139943674 gene encoding xaa-Arg dipeptidase-like, which translates to MGQAGAPTPSRWRQLLKRSSAENPPQESISMTEAAKAKVDASAEDLYSLSQNISPQPSKVTFAEHHPYDIITDFLEEEEFNIEHSFVLDKAFRATFGCDDAGPNVCVICEFDPQRGIDMIDRACGNYCDDVLPGFGHACGQNLVAECGVAAGLAIKAALEANGNKYGKVTVLGTPAQDGGGVETLFMQPNAFDDITVVMMAHPSRYNISRKTFLAKTELKIKFHGKASHAAASPWDGNNALDAAVMCYQAISNMRQQIKPDCRIHGIFTNGGAAPNILPEESELMYYLQAPDEDKLSVVKRKVLACAEGAAQAAECKVETKFGVSYANVVTNDNLVSIYEKHIQESGIELTKDNTSIGSSHFGNVSHIVPCILPMFSVTESTDAYTPEFAVAAGGPEAQAPTLIQAKALALTAIELLQPDGQDKLMKIQQEFKESTCISKPTVPEVICNDVE; encoded by the exons ATGGGACAAGCTGGAGCTCCTACACCAAGCCGCTGGAG GCAGCTCCTTAAGAGGTCCTCAGCGGAAAACCCACCCCAAGAATCAATTAGTATGACAGAAGCAGCCAAGGCTAAGGTTGATGCATCAGCCGAAGACTTATACAGTCTTAGTCAGAACATCTCCCCACAGCCGTCTAAGGTAACCTTCGCTGAGCACCACCCTTATGACATCATCACAGACTTCTTGGAGGAAGAAGAGTTCAACATCGAGCATAGCTTTGTTCTTGACAAGGCCTTCAG GGCGACATTTGGATGCGACGACGCAGGTCCTAATGTGTGTGTGATCTGTGAGTTTGATCCCCAGCGTGGGATTGACATGATTGACCGTGCTTGTGGTAATTACTGTGATGATGTACTGCCCGGGTTTGGCCATGCTTGTGGTCAAAACCTTGTTGCAGAGTGTGGAGTCGCTGCTGGGTTGGCCATCAAAGCAGCATTGGAGGCAAATGGAAATAAGTATGGAAAG GTGACTGTGTTGGGAACACCAGCCCAGGATGGGGGTGGCGTTGAAACACTCTTTATGCAGCCTAATGCATTCGATGACATCACTGTTGTTATGATGGCGCATCCTTCCAGATACAATATTTCACGCAAGACTTTTCTGGCAAAAACAGA acTGAAAATCAAGTTTCATGGCAAAGCATCTCATGCTGCGGCTTCCCCCTGGGATGGTAACAATGCTTTGGACGCAGCCGTTATGTGCTATCAGGCAATCTCTAATATGAGGCAACAGATAAAACCAGACTGCAGAATCCACG GTATTTTTACAAACGGTGGAGCTGCCCCTAACATTCTGCCAGAGGAGTCTGAACTGATGTACTACTTGCAGGCTCCTGATGAAGACAAACTCTCCGTAGTCAAGCGGAAAGTATTAGCCTGTGCGGAAGGAGCTGCTCAAGCAGCAGAGTGCAAG gTGGAAACTAAGTTTGGTGTGTCGTACGCCAATGTTGTAACCAACGACAACCTTGTCTCCATATATGAGAAACACATCCAAGAAAGCGGTATCGAGTTAACAAAGGATAATACCAGCATTGGCTCATCGCATTTTGGAAACGTGTCTCATATTGTTCCTTGCATCCTCCCGATGTTCTCAGTGACTGAGAGCACTGACGCCTACACACCAGAGTTCGCTGTGGCTGCAG GTGGCCCTGAAGCTCAGGCCCCGACGTTGATTCAAGCCAAGGCTCTAGCACTGACTGCTATCGAGCTTCTCCAACCGGATGGACAAGACAAACTCATGAAAATCCAGCAGGAATTCAAAGAGTCTACATGTATCAGCAAGCCGACTGTTCCGGAAGTTATTTGTAATGATGTAGAGTAA